A single Bicyclus anynana chromosome 19, ilBicAnyn1.1, whole genome shotgun sequence DNA region contains:
- the LOC112045131 gene encoding troponin C: MDSDDEQKMAMLRKAFQMFDTTKSGYIDVLKISTILNTMGQLFDDSELQALIDQNDPENSGKINFDGFCNIASHFLEEEDAEAMQQELKEAFRLYDREGNGYITTSTLKEILAALDDKLSNSDLDGIIAEIDTDGSGTVDFDEFMEMMTGD, from the exons ATG GACTCTGACGATGAACAGAAGATGGCCATGCTCCGCAAGGCTTTCCAGATGTTCGACACCACAAAGTCCGGATACATCGATGTCCTCAAGATCTCTACCATCTTGAACACAATGGGCCAGCTGTTTGATGACTCTGAACTGCAAGCCCTCATCGACCAGAATGATCCAGAAA ACTCTGGAAAAATCAACTTTGATGGATTCTGCAACATCGCATCCCACTTCTTAGAAGAGGAAGATGCTGAAGCTATGCAACAGGAACTGAAAGAAGCTTTCAG GTTATACGATCGTGAAGGCAACGGCTACATCACCACGTCAACCCTTAAGGAGATCCTGGCTGCTCTGGATGACAAACTGAGCAATTCTGACCTTGATGGTATCATCGCTGAAATTGACACTGACGGCTCTGGTACCGTTGACTTCGATG aatTCATGGAGATGATGACTGGCGATTAA